The Pochonia chlamydosporia 170 chromosome 1, whole genome shotgun sequence genome window below encodes:
- a CDS encoding neutral/alkaline nonlysosomal ceramidase (similar to Coccidioides immitis RS XP_001244540.1), with protein sequence MAYTTARPSKSLGLSRTSIYSLFSLLALFFLSTLAACGSAASTGDKYLIGVGKADITGPVVEIGFAGYANLDQVGSGLRQRLHSRAFIIADKNNPKDRFVYLVLDTQSGDTATRYGVLEGLKKLGSDYDVYGHNNLALTGTHSHAGPGAWFNYLLPQVTSLGFDKQSYQALVDGAVLSIKRAHENLQEGYLDTGTTRIKDGAINRSLFAYLANPESERKQYEDQTDTLMTLLRFKRASDNKDIGVLTWYPVHGTSLLGNNTHAAADNKGVAAWMFENAMKENSNAADGFVAGFSQANVGDTTPNVLGAYCDDGSGQQCSLENSTCADGKSQSCHGRGPEFAALDLGVKSCYEMGRRQFAGAQTIYSSLGTSGTAVVGSSVKAFHFFHDMRFWNFTLPNGKQAQTCPAALGYSFAAGTSDWPGAFDFTQGDSGEPNANPLWKLVSGLLRTPTAQQKACQGSKPILLDVGEMDQPYAWTPNIVDIQALRVGQFVIIVSPSEATTMSGLRWKAAVAAEASSFLPQKPIVVLGGPANSYSHYCATPEEYEVQRYEGASTLFGPHELDAYINLTVSNMHYLRPDSKDTPDQGPLAPDNRGKALSFITGVVVDNAPIGSSFGKVVHQPSASYQIGSVVNVTFQGANPRNNLRQEQTFAAVEQQNADGSWTQVRDDTDWFLVYSWRRTNFILGYSEVDISWETYGNAKPGTYRIKYYGDSKPLIGSIKAFQGTSNSFKLTGGLTRQLRVM encoded by the exons ATGGCTTACACGACGGCTCGACCGTCCAAGAGCTTGGGCCTTTCGAGGACCTCCATCTACAGCTTGTTCTCCCTTCTGGCCCTATTCTTCCTCAGTACACTTGCAGCTTGCGGCTCCGCTGCCTCTACGGGCGACAAATATCTCATCGGCGTTGGCAAAGCCGACATTACTGGTCCAGTTGTTGAGATCGGCTTTGCCGGGTATGCTAATCTCGACCAAGTCGGCTCTGGTCTCCGACAGCGTTTGCACAGTCGCGCTTTCATTATCGCAGATAAGAACAACCCCAAAGACCGATTCGTTTATTTGGTTCTCGACACACAATCTGGCGACACGGCAACGCGATATGGTGTACTGGAAGGACTTAAAAAGTTGGGGTCTGACTACGACGTGTACGGTCACAACAACCTCGCCTTGACCGGAACTCACAGCCATGCTGGACCAGGTGCTTGGTTCAACTATCTTTTGCCGCAAGTCACCAGCTTGGGCTTTGACAAGCAAAGCTATCAAGCTCTCGTTGACGGCGCTGTATTGTCCATCAAGCGCGCCCACGAAAACCTTCAAGAG GGCTATTTGGACACTGGAACCACCAGAATTAAGGACGGTGCCATCAACCGCTCCCTGTTCGCCTACCTCGCCAATCCCGAATCCGAACGTAAGCAATATGAAGACCAGACTGACACTCTCATGACACTCCTCCGCTTCAAGCGAGCCTCTGACAACAAGGATATTGGAGTCCTTACGTGGTATCCCGTCCATGGCACTTCTCTCCTCGGCAATAACACCCACGCTGCTGCTGACAACAAGGGCGTTGCCGCGTGGATGTTCGAAAATGCTATGAAGGAAAACTCCAACGCTGCTGATGGGTTTGTGGCTGGATTTAGCCAGGCTAACGTGGGCGATACCACTCCAAACGTCCTCGGCGCGTATTGCGACGATGGATCCGGCCAGCAGTGCAGCTTGGAAAATAGCACATGTGCCGATGGCAAGTCGCAGAGTTGCCACGGGCGAGGACCTGAATTTGCAGCCTTGGATCTCGGTGTTAAGAGCTGCTATGAGATGGGACGTCGTCAATTTGCAGGCGCGCAAACCATTTAT AGCTCCCTAGGCACTTCTGGAACAGCAGTTGTAGGGTCATCCGTCAAGGCATTCCACTTCTTCCACGACATGCGCTTCTGGAATTTCACTCTTCCGAATGGGAAGCAAGCGCAAACCTGCCCAGCTGCACTGGGTTACTCTTTCGCTGCGGGTACATCAGACTGGCCTGGCGCATTTGACTTCACCCAAGGTGACTCTGGTGAACCCAACGCCAACCCTCTTTGGAAACTCGTATCGGGACTTCTCCGGACCCCTACTGCACAGCAAAAGGCGTGTCAAGGCTCCAAGCCCATCCTTCTTGACGTTGGTGAAATGGACCAGCCCTATGCCTGGACGCccaacattgtcgacatTCAAGCTCTCCGCGTGGGCcaattcgtcatcatcgtatCCCCTTCAGAGGCCACGACCATGTCTGGACTTCGTTGGAAAGCCGCTGTTGCAGCTGAAGCATCCAGCTTCCTCCCTCAGAAGCCTATTGTTGTCCTCGGCGGTCCAGCAAACAGCTACTCTCACTACTGCGCTACGCCAGAAGAATATGAGGTGCAACGCTACGAAGGCGCATCAACGCTCTTCGGACCTCATGAACTAGACGCCTATATCAACCTCACCGTCAGCAACATGCACTACCTCCGTCCGGATTCAAAAGACACACCCGACCAAGGCCCCCTTGCTCCTGACAACCGCGGCAAAGccctctccttcatcaccgGCGTCGTAGTCGATAACGCCCCCATCGGCTCTTcctttggcaaagtcgtccaCCAACCATCCGCATCATATCAAATCGGATCTGTTGTCAACGTGACTTTCCAAGGCGCCAACCCTCGCAACAATCTTCGTCAAGAACAAACATTTGCTGCTGTCGAGCAACAAAATGCCGATGGATCCTGGACGCAAGTTCGCGACGATACAGACTGGTTCCTCGTCTATTCATGGCGCAGGACCAACTTTATCCTCGGATACAGCGAAGTGGACATCTCATGGGAGACGTATGGGAACGCTAAACCAGGCACGTATAGGATCAAGTATTATGGGGATTCAAAGCCCCTTATCGGTAGTATAAAGGCGTTTCAGGGGACTAGTAATTCGTTCAAGTTGACAGGCGGGTTGACACGTCAGCTTCGGGTGATGTAG
- a CDS encoding ATP-depentend DNA helicase (similar to Neosartorya fischeri NRRL 181 XP_001260024.1) codes for MATPDPETILRSLNKAQRRAVTSNSSTVAILAGPGSGKTHTLTSRLVWLIQRAGYQPADVIVATFTVKAAREMKNRLGKRLGEEVEKKIVLGTFHSIARRYLAVYGKRIGLDPKFGIADDGDSRAIIQRIIKRHKLQIEPQHAKGWISKKKSKGTTPIPRQNGKQPQDNAALNECYKEYQEHLARSNLLDYDDLLVRCVELLEDHPSCVSNVQAVLIDEYQDTNGIQYDLMRLFAQARQRITIVGDPDQSIYGWRSAEIKNLYRLLRDYPETDEISLEENYRSSQLILDMSLQVIQQDTKRYQKVLLPVHTKGTKPVLRKLRSSSGEGEWIVSELRRVITMFGGALKNEDVAILLRSASLSRHIESALGKAGIPYRMIGGHKFYERKEIKILLDYLRVVYQPDNNDAVARIINVPRRGIGEATIKALLEEAEKSRLSLWALLWRHCRGGRQATTKIRPNMEQKLNTELLKIISTLRQNMREINNSGNMTLMDLIVQLTDQLQFQKYLEAEYQDDYEQRWANVQELLSLANDFVRDYGESEDEALPDIEDVEQVKDDDVLGKFLANVALASDAQSDDKEQDKTSQVTISTIHAAKGLEWPVVFVPSVYEGSIPHSRSEDMDEERRLLYVAMTRAKALLYLSCPIYGSQGLSNKVELSPFVSSFSESFAQKGPSFNRPIVESVGRILDRVIPTEKSIFDKIPPMFCPEDDQFPIDPFDPKDPDGLEPHGDGQYGRASKRQKIQPLPDRGAAMQEMRWKPDYATTMEQSSGFTMSSLPGFVSAGAHRAALTASGIDAEAARNTASKRNTKGTTNRQPNQQSLLGFVTTDSKAISAPSATKSAPKDYSLARYQAAASRVARQSLPQPVVINNSPQEATIAPEFAKHKILGAKSISRQSTVKKSAGEAPGKQYACFSSSPPRQVSPEPQKEEPRPTATTFQRLATSFHSTTFTSMKPVGGIRRPVGLGPPPSMDRLRKPFKPLTINRPRGPPGGS; via the coding sequence ATGGCGACACCAGATCCAGAAACAATCTTGAGATCCTTAAATAAGGCTCAGCGCCGTGCAGTTACATCCAATTCATCCACAGTGGCTATATTGGCAGGACCAGGTAGCGGTAAAACTCACACACTGACCTCCCGCCTTGTATGGCTGATCCAACGGGCGGGTTATCAGCCCGCCGACGTCATTGTCGCGACCTTCACCGTCAAAGCAGCTCGGGAAATGAAGAATCGACTCGGCAAAAGGCTAGGTGAAGAAGTCGAGAAAAAGATTGTGCTAGGGACTTTTCATTCTATTGCTCGACGATACCTGGCAGTTTACGGCAAGCGAATTGGCCTGGACCCAAAATTTGGAATCGCAGACGACGGCGACTCCCGAGCTATTATTCAGAGAATAATCAAACGTCATAAGCTTCAAATTGAACCTCAACATGCAAAAGGTTGGATAAGCAAGAAGAAATCCAAGGGGACGACACCAATACCAAGACAGAATGGCAAGCAGCCACAGGACAATGCAGCGCTCAATGAGTGCTACAAGGAGTACCAGGAGCATCTCGCCAGGTCCAATCTTCTTGACTATGATGACCTCCTGGTTCGATGTGTCGAACTTTTGGAAGATCATCCCTCGTGCGTCTCCAATGTTCAGGCTGTTCTCATTGATGAGTATCAAGACACAAATGGCATCCAATATGACCTCATGAGGCTTTTTGCACAGGCACGGCAGCGGATAACTATCGTGGGAGATCCTGATCAGAGCATATACGGGTGGCGTTCGGCAGAAATCAAGAATTTGTATCGTCTCTTACGCGACTACCCAGAAACCGATGAGATATCGTTGGAAGAGAATTATCGGTCATCACAGCTCATCCTCGATATGTCGCTACAAGTCATACAGCAAGATACGAAGAGATACCAGAAAGTGCTTCTACCAGTACATACTAAGGGTACTAAGCCGGTGCTCCGGAAGCTAAGGAGCTCATCTGGGGAGGGGGAATGGATTGTTTCTGAATTGAGGAGAGTCATCACAATGTTTGGAGGGGCGCTAAAGAACGAAGACGTGGCGATACTGCTACGCTCAGCGTCACTCTCCAGGCATATTGAGTCTGCTCTTGGTAAAGCAGGCATTCCCTATCGTATGATAGGCGGACACAAATTCTATGAACGGAAGGAGATTAAAATCTTACTTGACTACCTACGGGTGGTCTACCAGCCTGACAACAACGACGCTGTCGCTAGGATCATCAACGTACCCAGAAGGGGTATTGGAGAAGCGACTATCAAGGCCCTACTAGAGGAGGCGGAGAAGTCGAGGCTCAGCCTATGGGCGCTCTTATGGAGACATTGCCGTGGTGGTCGACAGGCCACAACTAAGATTCGTCCAAATATGGAGCAAAAGTTGAACACTGAGCTTTTGAAAATCATCTCTACTTTAAGACAGAATATGCGAGAAATAAACAACTCCGGCAACATGACGCTAATGGACCTGATTGTGCAGTTGACGGACCAGCTGCAGTTCCAAAAGTATTTGGAGGCAGAGTATCAAGACGATTATGAACAGCGTTGGGCCAACGTCCAAGAACTTCTGAGTCTGGCAAATGATTTTGTACGAGACTATGGAGAGTCCGAAGACGAAGCCCTCCCCGATATTGAAGACGTCGAACAAGTCAAGGACGATGACGTCCTGGGAAAATTCCTCGCCAATGTCGCTCTCGCATCCGACGCACAGTCCGACGACAAGGAACAAGACAAAACCTCTCAAGTCACAATTTCGACCATACATGCTGCCAAAGGGTTAGAATGGCCGGTGGTGTTCGTACCGTCCGTCTATGAAGGTTCGATACCTCATTCTCGATctgaggacatggacgaggAGCGACGACTTCTTTATGTGGCAATGACCCGAGCAAAAGCATTGTTGTATTTGAGCTGTCCTATTTATGGGTCTCAAGGGCTCAGTAATAAGGTTGAACTCTCACCGTTTGTCTCGAGCTTTTCTGAATCCTTTGCCCAGAAAGGGCCATCGTTTAATAGACCGATCGTTGAAAGCGTCGGTAGGATTCTCGACAGAGTGATACCAACTGAAAAGTCGATATTCGACAAGATACCACCCATGTTCTGTCCCGAAGACGATCAATTTCCTATTGATCCTTTCGATCCAAAGGACCCTGATGGTCTTGAACCACACGGCGACGGTCAGTACGGCAGAGCatcaaaaaggcaaaagatACAGCCCTTGCCAGACAGGGGCGCCGCTATGCAGGAGATGCGATGGAAACCAGATTATGCTACGACAATGGAACAGTCATCAGGTTTCACCATGTCCTCGCTGCCCGGGTTCGTTAGTGCCGGAGCACATCGAGCGGCGTTGACTGCATCTGGTATTGATGCAGAGGCAGCACGGAATACCGCTTCAAAACGGAATACCAAGGGAACGACGAACCGTCAACCTAATCAGCAAAGCTTACTTGGCTTCGTCACCACAGATTCCAAAGCGATTTCAGCACCTTCTGCCACAAAATCCGCACCGAAAGATTATTCGCTGGCCCGATATCAAGCAGCCGCATCACGAGTCGCGCGTCAATCACTGCCTCAACCTGTTGTTATCAATAACAGTCCACAGGAAGCTACAATAGCCCCTGAATTCGCAAAACACAAAATCCTGGGTGCCAAATCTATTTCACGGCAGAGTACCGTGAAGAAATCGGCAGGGGAAGCACCTGGAAAACAGTACGCTTGCTTTTCGAGCTCACCCCCTCGGCAGGTATCCCCAGAGCCGCAAAAGGAGGAACCGCGTCCTACAGCAACCACTTTCCAACGCCTAGCAACAAGTTTCCACTCAACGACATTCACATCCATGAAACCGGTAGGGGGAATAAGGCGGCCCGTTGGCCTCGgtccaccaccatcaatggATCGTCTCCGGAAGCCATTCAAGCCTCTTACGATTAATCGTCCACGGGGCCCACCAGGTGGTTCATAA
- a CDS encoding 30S ribosomal protein S7 (similar to Metarhizium acridum CQMa 102 XP_007809827.1), whose amino-acid sequence MSPKTSLFGACRALAVRTRPFVQHGREPFRPRPAISRWYSAEPNGSSTRPADGPSKGNNTSSLKANSSSTGPDEPLSTKATQHPNQASETSHIETLSDATLEQMLYGGRLATSNTEGGLTAAQEDALYREGTIPPPEEAAALVATAQAVEAAAKMSTSEGGNIQNPGHKFGLPKKPYPDGFNLKQRYHPVLEQFSRLLMRDGKLSVAQRNVATVMNYLRTAPAPIYSPKFPLLPGTPPASHLPLNPVLYITIAIDSVAPLLKVRNIAGAGGGGRALELPVPLTVRQRRRMAVKWILDIIEKKPSKGSGRNQFPHRIAEEIIAVVEGRSSVWEKRKQVHKLGTAARANVGSRKLKVKKKM is encoded by the exons ATGTCTCCAAAAACCTCTTTATTTGGGGCATGCAGAGCTTTGGCTGTACGCACAAGACCATTTGTGCAACATGGGAGGGAACCATTTCGACCGAGGCCAGCGATCTCCCGATGGTACTCAGCTGAACCCAATGgatcatcaacaagaccagCGGATGGGCCTTCAAAGGGCAATAACACATCGAGTTTGAAGGCCAATTCGTCTTCTACGGGTCCCGACGAGCCATTGAGCACTAAGGCAACACAACAC CCGAACCAAGCTTCCGAAACGTCACATATAGAGACCCTTAGCGATGCGACTTTAGAACAAATGCTTTACGGAGGTCGACTTGCCACGAGCAACACTGAGGGAGGATTGACAGCTGCGCAAGAGGATGCGCTCTACCGCGAAGGCACCATCCCTCCTCCAGAAGAGGCGGCAGCCCTCGTTGCTACAGCGCAAGCGGTTGAAGCGGCGGCAAAAATGTCTACAAGCGAGGGTGGCAACATACAAAACCCAGGACACAAATTCGGATTGCCCAAGAAGCCGTACCCAGATGGATTCAACTTGAAGCAAAGATACCACCCGGTCTTGGAGCAGTTTAGTCGATTGCTAATGCGGGATGGCAAGCTAAGCGTTGCTCAGAGG AATGTCGCAACGGTGATGAACTATCTTCGTACCGCGCCCGCTCCCATCTACAGCCCGAAGTTCCCCCTCCTACCCGGCACGCCGCCGGCTTCTCACCTTCCATTGAACCCTGTTCTCTACATTACGATTGCCATCGACTCAGTGGCACCGTTGCTCAAAGTACGGAATATTGccggtgctggtggtggtgggcggGCCCTAGAACTCCCTGTACCTCTTACGGTCCGACAACGAAGACGAATGGCCGTCAAGTGGATCTTGGACATCATTGAGAAGAAGCCGTCTAAAGGCAGTGGCAGGAACCAGTTTCCCCACCGTATCGCCGAAGAAATCATCGCCGTGGTGGAAGGTCGATCAAGTGTAtgggagaagagaaagcaaGTACACAAACTCGGCACAGCGGCACGAGCCAACGTCGGGTCCAGGAAACTCAaggtcaagaagaagatgtaA
- a CDS encoding ankyrin repeats (3 copies) domain-containing protein, whose protein sequence is MVGLLSLPDELLVFIVRGLDSQPSILNLAKTSRRLFNLAISELYCCNALAASLKREERYANAQRDEEERSQEDSLDGDFSDYDSDMTLGSAGDEDDLNGEAELYRLDDQAIYWAIDKGRLDTLQRAQDAGVATNDVRLVRLAATTGNLTILEHLLQDSQNAHHLTEKSGSRLIEVASRGGHVKVVEKLFDLGATISVQPWRSLHAAAVAQYMMDDDDDDDEDEADVKCKLLIRLLIENGANVNALNDEGETALYCAIRNGSTSACAALLDHGADINALDSGGKTMLMAAIMMRRDCSKTALLLQRGADVMSRDREGNLPLTVAVEWSSKMIVQMLLQRNADTNAANESGCTPLLVAAARGEAETIWLLLEFGAEVDRVASCGCTPLMHACQNGNLDAIQILLRHGADITNVNGPGSTILHLVADSGRHPATELVIQHWKGLLGNGTSKSTTLPVDEVDPLGRTALFYAARAGASQVVQLLLDAGASAHIKDRFGATPVFAAARNGHTEAVRILLAAYPAGIDETDVFGLRLIDWAVDCGPTDLVKLVNKYKGEPVITKMPGGFYGPSWHDFRLSPNRRIYDISVRHGMVEAKALQPHSYKAPNGASMRPNSPYQQHLVARLSKGSDVIVYAVPSGTRLPDDLVLVHERTDHFSLQPARSMTLDAK, encoded by the exons ATGGTGGGCTTGCTCAGTCTACCCGATGAGCTGCTTGTATTCATCGTGCGTGGTCTGGATAGCCAGCCATCCATCTTGAATCTCGCCAAAACCAGTCGCAGATTGTTCAACCTCGCTATCTCCGAGCTGTACTGTTGCAACGCGCTAGCAGCCTCATTGAAACGAGAAGAAAGATATGCCAATGCCCAGAGAGACGAAGAGGAACGGAGCCAGGAAGACAGCCTCGATGGCGACTTCTCTGACTACGACTCGGACATGACATTAGGCAGTGCGGGGGATGAGGACGATCTCAATGGTGAGGCCGAACTTTATAGATTGGACGACCAGGCCATCTATTGGGCCATAGACAAGGGAAGGTTAGATACGCTGCAGAGGGCACAAGACGCAGGAGTTGCCACCAACGATGTCCGCCTTGTTCGTCTTGCTGCCACAACCGGCAACCTGACTATTCTCGAGCATCTGCTCCAGGACAGCCAAAATGCTCATCACCTCACGGAAAAAAGTGGAAGTCGGCTTATAGAAGTAGCCTCTCGTGGGGGTCATGTCAAAGTCGTCGAGAAACTCTTTGACCTAGGTGCAACAATATCAGTTCAGCCTTGGCGCTCTCTCCATGCTGCGGCCGTTGCACAATACAtgatggacgacgacgatgatgacgacgaagacgaagcagatgTCAAATGTAAACTCCTCATCCGGCTTCTGATAGAAAATGGCGCCAACGTGAATGCCCTCAACGACGAAGGCGAAACTGCCCTTTACTGCGCCATAAGGAACGGCTCAACCAGCGCGTGCGCCGCACTTTTGGATCACGGGGCCGACATCAATGCCTTGGACTCTGGCGGAAAGACAATGCTAATGGCAGCCATAATGATGCGCCGTGATTGCTCAAAGACGGCCTTACTTCTTCAAAGAGGCGCCGACGTAATGAGTCGAGACCGGGAGGGGAACCTGCCACTCACCGTAGCCGTCGAGTGGTCTTCGAAGATGATTGTACAGATGCTTTTGCAGCGCAATGCCGACACCAACGCTGCAAATGAGTCAGGTTGCACACCTCTACTGGTAGCAGCTGCTAGAGGTGAAGCAGAGACAATCTGGCTCTTGCTGGAATTCGGAGCTGAAGTCGATAGAGTCGCCAGTTGCGGATGCACACCACTCATGCATGCTtgtcaaaatggcaacctCGACGCCATCCAAATTTTGCTTCGACACGGCGCCGATATTACCAATGTCAACGGTCCTGGCAGCACTATATTGCATCTAGTGGCGGACAGCGGAAGGCACCCTGCCACAGAACTGGTCATTCAGCATTGGAAAGGGCTGTTAGGCAACGGCacatcaaaatcaaccaCACTCCCCGTGGATGAGGTAGATCCCCTTGGTCGGACAGCTCTATTCTACGCGGCCAGGGCCGGAGCGAGCCAAGTTgtgcagctgctgcttgatgctggtgcCTCTGCCCATATAAAAGACCGATTTGGCGCCACTCCCGTCTTTGCTGCCGCCCGTAATGGTCATACAGAGGCGGTTCGTATTTTGCTTGCCGCTTATCCTGCCGGAATAGATGAAACCGATGTCTTTGGACTTAGACTTATCGACTGGGCTGTCGACTGTGGCCCGACGGATCttgtcaagcttgtcaaTAAGTACAAGGGTGAGCCTGTCATCACTAAAATGCCCGGAGGGTTCTATGGACCATCGTGGCATGATTTCAGG CTGTCGCCGAATCGACGCATATATGATATATCCGTCAGACACGGCATGGTCGAAGCAAAGGCACTGCAGCCGCACTCATATAAAG CGCCAAATGGGGCGTCCATGCGACCAAATTCACCGTACCAACAACACCTTGTAGCTAGGCTATCCAAGGGAAGCGATGTCATCGTGTATGCTGTTCCTTCAG GAACCCGTTTGCCCGATGACTTGGTGCTGGTACATGAGCGTACCGACCATTTCTCTCTACAGCCAGCTCGGAGTATGACTCTGGACG CAAAATAA
- a CDS encoding universal stress protein (similar to Cordyceps militaris CM01 XP_006669822.1), producing the protein MSGHRPMSIDAMLDMERQEVLALLENKNLNAATSPTRMRSSSPYTAAPRSPVRSMLDIEEEPSSSSHGAAATQAPVRSMLDIDGPVTTSQAPVRSMLDVASAPSPPGSIHGRSSSPASPNEPIFKTHSSSSQGSHHPRSSSDAAFKPADFGPRSGSRFDRTSEYQFSGILPQYSAHTGTKRLPQSSSSKRISGGGSLGEAFRSADLSSLQLPGDRGRNSSASGRLGPNQSKSPHERWAARSRSPATFSPQLPPNRAMLDDGQVVDISNAYRRLSDANLAFSSGSLAQLPMRKRSDDVGEGRLIKDYLGPDGEHLESSEDDEPPSSDDEDRGRKTAPRSLNPDAHEEGENDKSRSRDGHGDRQTLSLLAAADEERSKIAQQQSQTYTYRSLLEPEIKITNSSGDTVKPSRGGIHPNTSYDQNPASATASVFDSDEEADMDDIKRAQNLGFSMTNILTAQDSHRSIRIIYRGDYHKTVQAAEDDSQRVRKYLVATDLSDESTHALEWAIGTVLRDGDTLIAIYCVDEETGIVTGEGSLVPDDPKAMKEQAAAINTVTNAKGMPAPVTPVLELKRASALHTVGDSTGGTRTPGASPAPSHRGDTQRAVEERSRAIQEMTDKILRLLRKTRLQVRVIVEVLHCKNPRHLITEVIDLINPTLVVIGSRGRSALKGVILGSFSNYLVTKSSVPVMVARKRLRKQSKYKQKAVKQINNLNNPAARSLANAKID; encoded by the exons ATGTCGGGCCATCGACCAATGAGTATCGACGCCATGCTCGACATGGAGCGGCAAGAAGTGCTTGCGCTTTTggagaacaagaacttgaatGCTGCTACTTCTCCCACAAGGATGCGCTCGTCTTCACCGTACACTGCTGCGCCACGATCCCCGGTCAGGAGCATGCTGGATATTGAAGAGGAgccatcaagctcttctcATGGCGCCGCCGCTACGCAGGCTCCTGTGAGGAGCATGTTGGATATTGATGGACCAGTCACTACTTCTCAAGCACCCGTACGAAGTATGCTCGACGTGGCCTCTGCTCCATCACCGCCTGGGTCGAtccatggaagaagctctAGTCCTGCATCTCCCAACGAGCCCATTTTCAAAACTCActcttcttcatcccaaGGCTCACATCACCCAAGAAGCTCATCAGATGCTGCATTCAAACCTGCCGATTTTGGCCCCCGGTCAGGCAGTCGGTTTGATAGAACTTCAGAGTACCAATTCTCTGGCATTCTACCACAATACTCTGCCCACACCGGCACCAAGAGGCTGCCgcagagcagcagcagcaagagaaTATCAGGTGGAGGGTCGTTGGGAGAGGCTTTCCGCAGTGCTGACTTGAGTAGTCTCCAGTTGCCTGGTGACAGAGGACGTAACTCCTCCGCTAGCGGGCGCTTAGGGCCTAACCAGTCCAAATCCCCCCATGAACGGTGGGCTGCACGTTCGCGGTCGCCAGCGACTTTCTCTCCTCAACTGCCTCCCAACAGAGCGATGCTCGATGATGGACAAGTCGTGGATATAAGCAACGCATATCGCAGATTATCTGAtgcaaacttggcattttCCAGTGGAAGTCTCGCACAGTTGCCCATGCGCAAACGATCCGACGATGTTGGTGAAGGTCGTTTGATAAAGGACTATCTTGGTCCAGATGGCGAGCACCTCGAATCTAGTGAAGACGATGAGCCGCCTTCATCTGATGACGAAGATCGTGGCCGTAAGACGGCTCCAAGGTCACTGAATCCAGATGCgcatgaagaaggagaaaacGACAAGTCCCGGTCTCGCGACGGCCACGGTGACCGACAAACTTTGAGcttgctggcggcggcagacGAAGAAC GGTCAAAAATCGCACAGCAGCAGAGCCAAACTTATACATATAGATCTCTCTTGGAACCCGAGATCAAGATTACCAACTCATCGGGCGACACCGTCAAACCATCCAGAGGTGGAATCCACCCAAACACTAGCTACGACCAGAACCCTGCTTCCGCGACGGCATCCGTGTTCGACTCGGACGAGGAAGctgacatggatgacatCAAACGGGCGCAGAATCTCGGCTTCTCCATGACCAACATTCTCACTGCGCAGGACTCGCACCGTTCCATCCGTATAATTTACCGCGGAGATTATCACAAGACCGTGCAGGCGGCGGAAGACGACAGTCAGAGAGTGCGAAAGTACTTGGTGGCAACGGACTTGAGCGATGAGTCGACGCATGCCTTGGAGTGGGCCATTGGAACTGTGCTCCGCGATGGCGACACTCTAATAGCCATTTATTGTGTGGATGAGGAAACCGGCATCGTGACCGGCGAAGGGTCACTTGTGCCAGACGATCCCAAAGCCATGAAGGAGCAAGCCGCAGCAATCAATACGGTAACAAATGCGAAAGGTATGCCGGCACCAGTGACGCCGGTACTTGAACTGAAAAGAGCATCCGCACTCCACACGGTGGGCGATTCAACAGGAGGTACCAGAACACCGGGAGCTTCGCCGGCGCCGTCTCACCGTGGCGACACTCAGAGGGCAGTAGAGGAACGATCACGGGCGATCCAGGAGATGACGGACAAAATACTGCGACTACTAAGGAAGACGCGTCTGCAGGTGAGGGTTATCGTGGAGGTGCTTCACTGCAAGAACCCGCGACACTTGATCACAGAAGTGATTGACCTAATCAATCCGACGCTGGTGGTTATCGGTAGCAGGGGCCGCAGCGCTTTGAAAGG TGTCATTTTGGGATCATTTTCGAACTACTTGGTGACGAAGAGCTCGGTACCAGTCATGGTTGCCAGGAAGAGGCTTCGGAAACAGAGCAAATACAAACAAAAAGCGGTGAAACAAATCAACAACCTGAACAATCCAGCAGCTCGCAGCCTGGCCAATGCTAAGATTGATTAA